A part of Kitasatospora acidiphila genomic DNA contains:
- a CDS encoding aminoglycoside 3'-phosphotransferase — protein MRLGWAGRFAVVPRVLGEGADGSGSWLVTAGLPGTMAVADRWKQEPATAVRAIGAGLRRLHEELPVGDCPFEWSAEQRVARARENAAAGRLDPAEFHPDHRRFGTVEDALAALADRPPIDRLVVCHGDACAPNTLIGDGGSCTGHVDLGALGVADRWADLAVATWSTVWNYGPGWEEPLLEAYGVEPDQERIRYYRLLWELS, from the coding sequence GTGCGGCTGGGGTGGGCCGGGCGGTTCGCGGTGGTGCCGCGGGTGTTGGGTGAGGGGGCGGACGGGAGCGGGTCGTGGCTGGTCACCGCCGGGCTGCCCGGGACGATGGCGGTGGCGGACCGCTGGAAGCAGGAGCCGGCCACGGCGGTGCGGGCGATCGGGGCGGGGCTGCGCCGACTGCATGAGGAACTGCCGGTTGGGGACTGCCCGTTCGAGTGGTCGGCCGAGCAGCGGGTGGCGCGGGCGCGGGAGAACGCGGCGGCGGGCCGGTTGGATCCGGCGGAGTTCCATCCGGACCATCGGCGGTTCGGCACGGTCGAGGACGCGCTGGCAGCCCTGGCCGACCGGCCGCCCATCGACCGGCTCGTGGTCTGCCACGGCGACGCCTGCGCTCCCAACACCCTGATCGGGGACGGCGGCAGCTGCACCGGCCATGTCGACCTCGGCGCGCTGGGTGTCGCCGACCGCTGGGCCGACCTCGCCGTCGCCACCTGGAGCACCGTCTGGAACTACGGTCCGGGCTGGGAGGAACCGCTGCTGGAGGCGTACGGAGTCGAGCCGGATCAGGAGCGGATCCGCTACTACCGGCTGCTGTGGGAACTCTCGTAG
- a CDS encoding adenylosuccinate synthase produces the protein MPALVLVGAQWGDEGKGKATDLLGGSVDYVVRYQGGNNAGHTVVIGDQKYALHLLPSGILSPNVVPVIGNGVVIDPAVLLSELEGLNARGIDTSKLLISGNAHLITPYHRTLDKVTERFLGKRKIGTTGRGIGPAYADKINRIGIRVQDLFDESILRQKVEAALDHKNQILVKLYNRRAMPADLVVQEYLGYAEKIRPFLSDTTLVLDEALKADKVVLLEGGQGTLLDVDHGTYPFVTSSNPTSGGACTGSGIGPTKIDRVIGILKAYTTRVGSGPFPTELLDEDGEKLRQIGGERGVTTGRDRRCGWFDAVIARYATRVNGLTDFFLTKLDVLTGWEQIPVCVAYEIDGQRVDELPYSQTDFHHAKPIYEYLPGWSEDISKAKTFGDLPKNAQAYVKALEEMSGAPISAIGVGPGRTETIEINSFI, from the coding sequence GTGCCGGCACTCGTGCTCGTTGGTGCCCAGTGGGGAGACGAGGGCAAGGGGAAGGCCACGGACCTCCTCGGCGGCTCCGTCGACTACGTCGTCCGCTACCAGGGCGGCAACAACGCCGGTCACACGGTGGTCATCGGCGACCAGAAGTACGCGCTGCACCTGCTGCCTTCCGGCATCCTGAGCCCGAACGTCGTGCCGGTCATCGGCAACGGCGTGGTGATCGACCCGGCCGTGCTGCTCTCCGAGCTGGAGGGCCTGAACGCCCGCGGCATCGACACCTCCAAGCTGCTGATCTCGGGCAACGCCCACCTGATCACGCCGTACCACCGGACCCTGGACAAGGTGACCGAGCGGTTCCTCGGCAAGCGCAAGATCGGCACCACCGGACGCGGCATCGGCCCGGCCTACGCGGACAAGATCAACCGGATCGGCATCCGGGTGCAGGACCTCTTCGACGAGTCGATCCTGCGCCAGAAGGTCGAAGCCGCGCTGGACCACAAGAACCAGATCCTGGTCAAGCTGTACAACCGCCGCGCCATGCCGGCCGACCTGGTGGTCCAGGAGTACCTGGGCTACGCCGAGAAGATCCGCCCGTTCCTGTCCGACACCACCCTGGTGCTGGACGAGGCGCTGAAGGCCGACAAGGTGGTCCTGCTGGAGGGCGGCCAGGGCACCCTGCTGGACGTCGACCACGGCACCTACCCGTTCGTCACCTCCTCCAACCCGACCTCCGGCGGCGCCTGCACCGGTTCCGGCATCGGCCCCACCAAGATCGACCGAGTGATCGGCATCCTGAAGGCCTACACCACCCGGGTCGGCTCCGGCCCGTTCCCGACCGAGCTGCTGGACGAGGACGGCGAGAAGCTGCGCCAGATCGGCGGCGAGCGGGGTGTCACCACCGGCCGTGACCGCCGCTGCGGCTGGTTCGACGCGGTGATCGCCCGCTACGCGACCCGGGTCAACGGCCTGACCGACTTCTTCCTCACCAAGCTCGACGTGCTCACCGGCTGGGAGCAGATCCCGGTCTGCGTGGCCTACGAGATCGACGGCCAGCGGGTCGACGAACTGCCGTACAGCCAGACCGACTTCCACCACGCCAAGCCGATCTACGAGTACCTGCCCGGCTGGAGCGAGGACATCAGCAAGGCGAAGACCTTCGGCGACCTGCCGAAGAACGCCCAGGCCTATGTGAAGGCGCTGGAGGAGATGTCGGGCGCCCCGATCTCCGCGATCGGCGTCGGCCCCGGCCGGACCGAGACGATCGAGATCAACTCCTTCATCTGA
- a CDS encoding diacylglycerol kinase catalytic domain-containing protein, producing MLLDPAAKATDGEAVRIARDVLSGGADVKVALPENAAELDRVLSHRGRRRPVVVGSDLALQRVVQALHRHGELAAGPVAVVPVGGGREVALARSLGVPVEPVAAARAVLAGVPRQLGLLLDDGDGVVLGEVRIPGRRQVRPGGWRSLWAKLIAAEQVAQPGERLRIEADGRELAGAGRQPRLVALRLPAGAESAEVVVRAAGAGRSLLRVRASRITVAGPDFGYEADGCPAGPVPARTWTAHPAAWHLVLPTG from the coding sequence GTGCTGCTCGACCCGGCCGCCAAGGCGACCGACGGCGAGGCGGTGCGGATCGCCCGGGATGTGCTGAGCGGCGGGGCGGACGTGAAGGTGGCGCTGCCGGAGAACGCGGCCGAGCTGGACCGGGTGCTCTCGCACCGCGGGCGGCGCCGGCCGGTGGTGGTCGGCTCCGACCTGGCGCTCCAGCGGGTGGTCCAGGCGCTGCACCGACACGGGGAGTTGGCGGCCGGGCCGGTCGCCGTGGTGCCGGTGGGCGGCGGTCGCGAGGTGGCGCTGGCCCGCTCGCTCGGGGTGCCGGTGGAGCCGGTGGCGGCGGCCCGCGCGGTGCTCGCCGGGGTGCCGCGGCAGCTCGGCCTGCTGCTGGACGACGGGGACGGGGTGGTGCTCGGCGAGGTGCGGATCCCCGGGCGGCGGCAGGTCCGTCCGGGTGGCTGGCGTTCGCTCTGGGCGAAATTGATTGCGGCCGAGCAGGTGGCCCAACCGGGGGAGCGACTGCGGATCGAGGCGGACGGCCGCGAGCTCGCCGGCGCCGGCCGGCAGCCGCGGCTGGTGGCGCTGCGGCTGCCGGCCGGGGCCGAGTCGGCGGAGGTGGTGGTGCGGGCCGCCGGCGCCGGGCGCAGCCTGCTGCGGGTGCGGGCCTCGCGGATCACGGTGGCCGGCCCCGACTTCGGGTACGAGGCGGACGGCTGCCCGGCGGGCCCCGTGCCGGCCCGCACCTGGACCGCGCACCCGGCCGCCTGGCACCTGGTGCTGCCCACGGGCTGA
- the bldC gene encoding developmental transcriptional regulator BldC, translating into MTARTPDAEPLLTPAEVATMFRVDPKTVTRWAKAGKLTSIRTLGGHRRYREAEVRALLAGIPAQRTEA; encoded by the coding sequence ATGACCGCTCGTACCCCTGACGCCGAGCCCCTGCTGACGCCGGCAGAGGTCGCCACCATGTTCCGCGTGGACCCCAAGACGGTGACCCGGTGGGCCAAGGCGGGCAAGCTCACGTCCATCCGCACGCTCGGCGGCCACCGCCGTTACCGGGAGGCGGAGGTGCGGGCACTGCTGGCCGGGATTCCGGCTCAGCGCACCGAGGCCTGA
- the purF gene encoding amidophosphoribosyltransferase, which translates to MPRGDGRLNHDLLPGEKGPQDACGVFGVWAPGEEVAKLTYFGLYALQHRGQESAGIAVSNGSQILVFKDMGLVSQVFDEASLGSLHGHIAVGHARYSTTGSSVWENAQPTFRATAHGSLALGHNGNLVNTAELAAMVAELPGEEHVSRSGRTAATNDTDLLTALLAGHPDLSIEETARTILPEVRGAFSLVFMDENTLYAARDPQGIRPLVLGRLERGWVVASETSALDICGASFIREVEPGELIAIDENGMRSSRFAEAKPKGCVFEYVYLARPDTSIAGRNVYLSRVEMGRKLAAEAPVEADLVIATPESGTPAAIGYAEASGIPFGAGLVKNAYVGRTFIQPSQTIRQLGIRLKLNPLREVIAGKKLVVVDDSIVRGNTQRALVRMLREAGAAEVHIRISSPPVKWPCFFGIDFATRAELIANGMSVEEIGRTLGADSLAYISIDGMIEATKQPKDRLCRACFDGEYPMELPDPALLGKLLLEAEIAGSQQPPATRGKPTSSDLDGVQSLLGGHGAADALRRP; encoded by the coding sequence GTGCCACGTGGTGACGGAAGACTCAACCACGATCTCCTTCCCGGCGAGAAGGGCCCCCAGGACGCATGTGGCGTCTTCGGGGTCTGGGCCCCCGGCGAGGAGGTCGCCAAGCTCACGTACTTCGGCCTCTATGCCCTGCAGCACCGCGGACAGGAATCCGCGGGCATCGCAGTGAGCAATGGCTCCCAGATTCTCGTCTTCAAGGACATGGGCCTGGTGTCCCAGGTCTTCGACGAGGCCTCCCTGGGGTCGTTGCACGGTCATATCGCCGTTGGACATGCCCGCTACTCGACCACCGGGTCCTCGGTCTGGGAGAACGCCCAGCCGACGTTCCGGGCGACCGCGCACGGTTCGCTGGCGCTCGGTCACAACGGAAACCTGGTCAACACCGCCGAACTCGCGGCGATGGTCGCCGAGCTGCCCGGCGAGGAGCACGTCTCCCGGTCCGGCCGCACCGCGGCGACCAATGACACCGACCTGCTCACGGCCCTGCTGGCCGGCCACCCCGACCTGTCCATCGAGGAGACCGCCCGCACGATCCTCCCCGAGGTCCGCGGCGCCTTCTCGCTGGTCTTCATGGACGAGAACACCCTCTACGCGGCCCGCGACCCGCAGGGCATCCGCCCGCTGGTGCTCGGCCGGCTGGAGCGCGGCTGGGTGGTCGCGTCCGAGACCTCGGCCCTGGACATCTGCGGTGCCTCCTTCATCCGCGAGGTGGAGCCGGGCGAGCTGATCGCGATCGACGAGAACGGCATGCGCAGCTCGCGCTTCGCCGAGGCCAAGCCCAAGGGCTGCGTCTTCGAGTACGTCTACCTGGCCCGCCCCGACACCTCGATCGCCGGGCGCAACGTCTACCTCTCCCGGGTGGAGATGGGCCGCAAGCTGGCCGCCGAGGCGCCCGTCGAGGCCGACCTGGTGATAGCCACCCCCGAGTCCGGCACCCCCGCCGCGATCGGTTACGCGGAGGCCAGCGGCATCCCGTTCGGCGCCGGCCTGGTGAAGAACGCCTACGTCGGGCGCACCTTCATCCAGCCCAGCCAGACCATCCGCCAGCTCGGCATCCGGCTCAAGCTCAACCCGCTGCGCGAGGTGATCGCCGGCAAGAAGCTGGTCGTGGTCGACGACTCGATCGTCCGCGGCAACACCCAGCGCGCGCTGGTCCGGATGCTGCGCGAGGCCGGTGCGGCCGAGGTGCACATCCGCATCTCCTCGCCGCCGGTGAAGTGGCCGTGCTTCTTCGGCATCGACTTCGCCACCCGCGCCGAGCTGATCGCCAACGGGATGTCGGTCGAGGAGATCGGCCGCACCCTGGGCGCCGACTCGCTCGCCTACATCTCGATCGACGGCATGATCGAGGCCACCAAGCAGCCCAAGGACCGGCTCTGCCGGGCCTGCTTCGACGGCGAGTACCCGATGGAGCTGCCGGACCCGGCACTGCTCGGCAAGCTGCTGCTGGAGGCGGAGATCGCCGGCAGCCAGCAGCCGCCCGCCACCCGGGGCAAGCCGACCAGCTCCGACCTGGACGGCGTGCAGTCCCTGCTCGGCGGCCATGGCGCGGCCGACGCGCTGCGCCGCCCGTAA
- the hrpA gene encoding ATP-dependent RNA helicase HrpA, translating to MPAMSSSAARSADAAAIGELAARLPELTLRDQQRIGRRLDGARRVRGPEARAAIAAELAVEIDRAELRIEQRRQAVPEIRYPAELPVSQKKDDILAAIRDHQVVIVAGETGSGKTTQIPKICLELGRGVKGLVGHTQPRRIAARTVAERVAEEIGTPLGETVGWKVRFTDQVGQDTLVKLMTDGILLAEIQTDRELRQYDTLIIDEAHERSLNIDFILGYLKQLLPRRPDLKVVITSATIDPERFARHFGDAPIVEVSGRTYPVEVRYRPLVDDTADAEDGDEVDRDRDQIQAICDAAEELQAEGPGDILVFLSGEREIRDTADALNKLNLKFTEVLPLYARLSSAEQHKVFQRSTKRRIVLATNVAETSLTVPGIKYVIDPGTARISRYSHRTKVQRLPIEAISQASANQRKGRCGRTSDGICIRLYSEEDFLSRPEFTDAEILRTNLASVILQMTAAGLGDISAFPFLDPPDSRNIKDGVNLLQELGALDPEQQDPRKRLTSLGRKLAQLPVDPRLARMVLEADKNGCVRDVMVIAAALSIQDPRERPTEKRQAADERHRRFTSETSDFLSYLAMWRYVREQQKELSSSAFRRMCKAEFLNYLRIREWQDIYIQLRTVAKQLGVTIEAESTSGSAAWHDDAEPDADRIHQSLLAGLLSHVGLFDVEKREYGGARGARFAVFPGSGLFKKPPRWVMSAELVETSRLWARINAKIEPEWIEPLAAHLIKRTYSEPHWEKKAGAVMAYERVTLYGVPIVAQRRVNYGRIDPELCRELFIRNALVEGDWETHHQFFAANRRMLDEVEELENRARRRDILVDDQTLFDFYDARLPEETVSTRHFDAWWKKARHDQPDLLNFEKSMLINDAADGVTEADYPDYWQQGKLRFKLTYQFEPGSDADGVTVHIPLPVLNQVSAEGFDWQIPGLRGELVTAYIRALPKAIRRNFVPAPDFAKAALRELTDRQEPLLPSLERVLHRMSGVPIPPEAWDDDRVPEHLKVTFRVVDGKRKLAESKDLEELRLKLKPKLKETLSSAASGQGIERTGLTAWPADLPQLQRTFEQRSRGHSLRAYPALTDDGDSVSIKLYDTPQAQAQAMWQGTRRLLLLTCNSPAKQIQARLGNQAKLALSYNPHGSVPALFEDITACATDRLMALNGGVAWDAESFAKLYDAVRADLYELSADTTLKTASALIAYHRAGNRLKTVQSPVLLSAVNDVKLHLASLVHPGFVTATGWQRLGDVKRYLIAVDRRLEALPNHPQRDLTNLYKVQEVQRAYGELLAAVPAGQQPTEEVRQIRWMIEELRVSFFAQSLGTPAPVSEKRILKAMDAARATL from the coding sequence CTCCGGCAAGACCACCCAGATCCCGAAGATCTGCCTGGAGCTGGGCCGCGGCGTCAAGGGCCTGGTCGGCCACACCCAGCCGCGCCGGATCGCAGCCCGCACGGTGGCCGAGCGGGTCGCCGAGGAGATCGGCACCCCGCTCGGCGAGACGGTCGGCTGGAAGGTCCGGTTCACCGACCAGGTCGGCCAGGACACCCTGGTCAAGCTGATGACCGACGGCATCCTGCTCGCCGAGATCCAGACCGACCGCGAACTGCGCCAGTACGACACCCTGATCATCGACGAGGCGCACGAGCGCAGCCTCAACATCGACTTCATCCTCGGCTACCTCAAGCAGCTGCTCCCCCGCCGCCCCGACCTCAAGGTCGTCATCACCTCGGCGACCATCGACCCCGAGCGGTTCGCCCGCCACTTCGGCGACGCCCCGATCGTCGAGGTCTCCGGCCGCACCTATCCCGTCGAGGTCCGCTACCGGCCACTGGTCGACGACACCGCCGACGCCGAGGACGGCGACGAGGTGGACCGCGACCGCGACCAGATCCAGGCGATCTGCGACGCCGCGGAGGAGCTGCAGGCCGAGGGCCCTGGCGACATCCTGGTCTTCCTCTCCGGCGAGCGCGAGATCCGCGACACCGCCGATGCCCTCAACAAGCTGAACTTGAAGTTCACCGAAGTCCTGCCGCTCTACGCCCGGCTGAGCTCGGCCGAGCAGCACAAGGTCTTCCAGCGCTCCACCAAGCGCCGGATCGTGCTGGCCACCAATGTCGCCGAGACCTCGCTGACGGTGCCCGGCATCAAGTACGTGATCGACCCGGGCACGGCCCGGATCTCGCGCTACAGCCACCGCACCAAGGTGCAGCGGCTGCCGATCGAGGCGATCAGCCAGGCCAGCGCCAACCAGCGCAAGGGCCGCTGCGGCCGTACCAGCGACGGCATCTGCATCCGGCTCTACTCGGAGGAGGACTTCCTCTCCCGCCCGGAGTTCACCGACGCCGAGATCCTGCGCACCAACCTGGCCTCGGTGATCCTGCAGATGACCGCCGCCGGCCTGGGCGACATCTCGGCCTTCCCGTTCCTGGACCCGCCGGACTCGCGCAACATCAAGGACGGCGTCAACCTGCTCCAGGAGCTCGGCGCCCTCGACCCGGAGCAGCAGGACCCGCGCAAGCGCCTCACCTCGCTCGGCCGCAAGCTGGCCCAGCTGCCGGTCGACCCCCGGCTGGCCCGGATGGTGCTGGAGGCCGACAAGAACGGCTGCGTCCGCGACGTCATGGTGATCGCCGCCGCGCTCTCCATCCAGGACCCGCGCGAACGCCCCACCGAGAAGCGGCAGGCGGCCGACGAGCGGCACCGCCGGTTCACCTCGGAGACCTCCGACTTCCTCTCCTACCTGGCGATGTGGCGGTACGTCAGGGAGCAGCAGAAGGAGCTGTCGTCGTCCGCCTTCCGCCGGATGTGCAAGGCCGAGTTCCTCAACTACCTGCGGATACGGGAGTGGCAGGACATCTACATCCAACTGCGCACCGTCGCGAAGCAGTTGGGCGTCACCATCGAGGCAGAGTCAACTAGCGGCTCCGCCGCGTGGCACGACGACGCCGAGCCGGACGCCGACCGGATCCACCAGTCGCTGCTGGCCGGCCTGCTCTCCCACGTCGGCCTGTTCGACGTGGAGAAGCGCGAGTACGGCGGCGCCCGCGGTGCCCGGTTCGCGGTCTTCCCTGGCTCCGGCCTGTTCAAGAAGCCGCCGCGCTGGGTGATGTCGGCCGAGCTGGTGGAGACCTCGCGGCTCTGGGCCCGGATCAACGCCAAGATCGAGCCGGAGTGGATCGAGCCGCTCGCCGCCCACCTGATCAAGCGCACCTACAGCGAGCCGCACTGGGAGAAGAAGGCCGGCGCGGTGATGGCCTATGAGCGGGTCACCCTCTACGGCGTACCGATCGTCGCCCAGCGCCGGGTCAACTACGGCCGGATCGACCCGGAGCTCTGCCGCGAACTGTTCATCCGCAACGCCCTGGTGGAGGGCGACTGGGAGACCCACCACCAGTTCTTCGCCGCCAACCGCCGGATGCTCGACGAGGTCGAGGAGCTGGAGAACCGGGCCCGCCGCCGCGACATCCTGGTGGACGACCAGACCCTGTTCGACTTCTACGACGCCCGGCTGCCCGAGGAGACCGTCTCCACCCGGCACTTCGACGCCTGGTGGAAGAAGGCCCGGCACGACCAGCCCGACCTGCTCAACTTCGAGAAGTCGATGCTGATCAACGACGCCGCCGACGGCGTCACCGAGGCGGACTACCCGGACTACTGGCAGCAGGGCAAGCTCCGCTTCAAGCTGACCTACCAGTTCGAGCCGGGCAGCGATGCGGACGGCGTGACCGTGCACATCCCGCTGCCGGTGCTCAACCAGGTGTCCGCCGAGGGCTTCGACTGGCAGATCCCGGGCCTGCGAGGCGAGTTGGTCACCGCGTACATCCGGGCCCTGCCCAAGGCGATCCGGCGCAACTTCGTGCCGGCGCCGGACTTCGCCAAGGCCGCGCTGCGCGAACTGACCGACCGCCAGGAGCCGTTGCTGCCCAGCCTGGAGCGGGTGCTGCACCGGATGTCCGGGGTGCCGATCCCGCCGGAGGCCTGGGACGACGACCGGGTGCCGGAGCACCTCAAGGTGACCTTCCGGGTGGTGGACGGCAAGCGCAAGCTGGCCGAGTCCAAGGATCTGGAGGAGCTGCGCCTCAAGCTCAAGCCCAAGCTCAAGGAGACCCTCTCCTCGGCCGCCAGCGGCCAGGGCATCGAGCGCACCGGCCTGACCGCCTGGCCGGCCGACCTGCCGCAGCTGCAGCGGACCTTCGAGCAGCGCTCCCGGGGCCACTCGCTGCGCGCCTACCCGGCGCTGACCGACGACGGCGACAGCGTGTCGATCAAGCTCTACGACACCCCGCAGGCCCAGGCGCAGGCGATGTGGCAGGGCACCCGGCGGCTGCTGCTGCTCACCTGCAACTCCCCGGCCAAGCAGATCCAGGCCCGGCTGGGCAACCAGGCCAAGCTGGCGCTCTCCTACAACCCGCACGGCTCGGTGCCGGCGCTGTTCGAGGACATCACGGCCTGTGCCACCGACCGGCTGATGGCCCTGAACGGCGGGGTGGCCTGGGACGCCGAGTCCTTCGCCAAGCTCTATGACGCGGTGCGGGCCGATCTGTACGAGCTGTCGGCGGACACCACCCTGAAGACGGCCTCCGCGCTGATCGCCTACCACCGGGCCGGCAACCGGCTGAAGACGGTGCAGAGCCCGGTGCTGCTCTCCGCGGTCAACGACGTCAAGCTGCACCTGGCCTCGCTGGTCCACCCGGGCTTCGTGACCGCGACGGGCTGGCAGCGGCTGGGCGACGTCAAGCGGTACCTGATCGCGGTGGACCGGCGGCTGGAGGCGCTGCCCAACCACCCGCAGCGCGACCTGACCAACCTGTACAAGGTGCAGGAGGTGCAGCGGGCCTACGGCGAGCTGCTGGCGGCCGTGCCGGCCGGGCAGCAGCCGACCGAGGAGGTGCGGCAGATCCGCTGGATGATCGAGGAGCTGCGGGTGAGCTTCTTCGCGCAGTCGCTGGGCACCCCGGCGCCGGTGTCGGAGAAGCGGATCCTCAAGGCGATGGACGCCGCCCGCGCCACGCTCTGA
- a CDS encoding LURP-one-related/scramblase family protein, which produces MKYQVRERLFSIGEDFWIEDEHGTKAFLVDGKVLRIRETFELKDAGGRVVAVIKHKAVSIRDAMKIEDHRGEVIATVRKKLFTPFRDKYHVELRDGGELEIHGNLIDKDYRIESHGDRIAEISRKWFRLRDSYGVRIADGADTGLLLAVAVCVEHLVAEDA; this is translated from the coding sequence ATGAAGTACCAGGTCAGGGAGCGGCTCTTCTCGATCGGTGAGGACTTCTGGATCGAGGACGAGCACGGCACCAAAGCGTTCCTGGTGGACGGCAAGGTGCTGCGGATCCGCGAGACCTTCGAGCTGAAGGACGCCGGCGGCCGGGTGGTGGCGGTGATCAAGCACAAGGCGGTGTCGATCCGGGACGCGATGAAGATCGAGGACCACCGCGGCGAGGTGATCGCCACGGTGCGCAAGAAGCTCTTCACCCCGTTCCGCGACAAGTACCACGTGGAGCTGCGGGACGGCGGCGAGTTGGAGATCCACGGCAATCTGATCGACAAGGACTACCGGATCGAGTCGCACGGCGACCGGATCGCCGAGATCTCCCGCAAGTGGTTCCGGCTGCGCGACAGTTACGGCGTCCGGATCGCCGACGGCGCGGACACCGGCCTGCTGCTGGCGGTCGCGGTGTGCGTCGAGCACCTGGTGGCGGAGGACGCCTGA
- a CDS encoding GNAT family N-acetyltransferase produces the protein MTAKTPAPVTLTGRHVRLEPLRRDHTADLFVAAGGEEEVFRWLPWGTPQTEAEMAEVVEGYLKNPGCEPFAVIAADSDRAVGVSCFYDVNPVDEWVEIGGTWYARSVWRTAVNTEAKLLLLTHAFEDLGMGRVMWKTDHLNERSQNAIRRLGAQYEGTFRRARRRPDGSWRDSVYFSMLADEWPAAKERLTGALLGRV, from the coding sequence ATGACCGCGAAGACCCCCGCCCCCGTCACCCTCACCGGCCGGCACGTCCGCCTGGAGCCGCTGCGCCGCGACCACACCGCGGACCTCTTCGTCGCCGCCGGTGGCGAGGAGGAGGTGTTCCGCTGGCTGCCCTGGGGCACTCCGCAGACCGAGGCGGAGATGGCCGAGGTCGTCGAGGGGTACCTGAAGAACCCCGGCTGCGAGCCGTTCGCCGTCATCGCCGCCGACTCGGACCGGGCGGTCGGCGTCAGCTGCTTCTACGACGTCAACCCGGTCGACGAATGGGTGGAGATCGGCGGCACCTGGTACGCCCGCTCGGTCTGGCGCACGGCCGTCAACACCGAGGCGAAGCTGCTGCTCCTCACCCATGCGTTCGAGGACCTCGGCATGGGCCGGGTGATGTGGAAGACCGACCACCTCAACGAGCGCTCCCAGAACGCCATCCGCCGCCTCGGCGCCCAGTACGAGGGCACCTTCCGCCGGGCCCGGCGCCGCCCGGACGGCAGCTGGCGGGACAGCGTCTACTTCTCGATGCTCGCCGACGAGTGGCCCGCCGCGAAGGAGCGGCTGACCGGGGCCCTGCTCGGCCGGGTGTGA
- a CDS encoding DUF3073 family protein, whose protein sequence is MGRGRAKAKQTKVARELKYNSGGFDANRLSSELGVTPVVPVNPEPVDDDEDDDPYAAYADYYNDDEDEEEADAGHHQSRRRA, encoded by the coding sequence ATGGGGCGCGGCCGGGCCAAGGCCAAGCAGACGAAGGTCGCCCGCGAGCTGAAGTACAACAGCGGCGGCTTCGACGCTAACCGTCTGTCCAGCGAGCTGGGCGTTACACCCGTTGTTCCGGTCAACCCTGAGCCGGTTGACGACGACGAGGACGACGACCCCTACGCCGCCTACGCGGACTACTACAACGACGACGAGGACGAGGAAGAGGCCGACGCCGGCCACCACCAGTCCCGCCGCCGCGCCTGA
- the purM gene encoding phosphoribosylformylglycinamidine cyclo-ligase, with amino-acid sequence MTRKGHTAVTSSSNESGATYAAAGVDIEAGDRAVELMKQWVKKTNRPEVVGGLGGFAGLFDISALKRYERPLLASATDGVGTKVALAAAMDKHDTIGHDLVGMVVDDLVVCGAEPLFMTDYICVGKVHPERVAQIVKGIAEGCVLAGCALVGGETAEHPGLLGPDEYDVAGAGTGVVEADQLLGADRVRAGDVVIAMAASGLHSNGYSLVRHVLLNQAGWALDREVPEFGRTLGEELLEPTRIYSLDCLALTRATEIHAFSHVTGGGLAANLARVIPAGLHARLDRGTWTPMPVFQTVAEVGRMRTLEIEKTLNMGIGMVAVVPPESVDVVLSILEDRGVEAWLLGDIVDRTAEHHEGAALYGDYAK; translated from the coding sequence TTGACCCGAAAGGGCCACACCGCAGTGACCAGCAGCAGCAACGAGAGCGGCGCCACCTACGCCGCCGCCGGCGTCGACATCGAGGCGGGCGACCGCGCCGTCGAGCTCATGAAGCAGTGGGTGAAGAAGACCAACCGCCCCGAGGTGGTCGGCGGTCTCGGCGGGTTCGCCGGCCTCTTCGACATCTCCGCCCTGAAGCGCTACGAGCGCCCGCTGCTGGCCTCCGCCACCGACGGGGTCGGCACCAAGGTCGCGCTGGCCGCCGCCATGGACAAGCACGACACCATCGGCCACGACCTGGTCGGCATGGTCGTCGACGACCTGGTGGTCTGCGGCGCCGAGCCGCTCTTCATGACCGACTACATCTGCGTCGGCAAGGTGCACCCCGAGCGGGTCGCCCAGATCGTCAAGGGCATCGCCGAGGGCTGCGTGCTGGCCGGCTGCGCCCTGGTCGGCGGCGAGACCGCCGAGCACCCGGGCCTGCTCGGCCCGGACGAGTACGACGTGGCCGGCGCCGGCACCGGTGTGGTCGAGGCCGACCAGCTGCTGGGCGCCGACCGGGTCCGGGCCGGCGACGTGGTGATCGCGATGGCCGCCTCCGGCCTGCACTCCAACGGCTACTCGCTGGTCCGCCACGTGCTGCTGAACCAGGCCGGCTGGGCGCTCGACCGCGAGGTGCCGGAGTTCGGCCGCACCCTGGGCGAGGAGCTGCTGGAGCCCACCCGGATCTACTCGCTGGACTGCCTGGCGCTCACCCGGGCCACCGAGATCCACGCCTTCTCGCACGTCACCGGTGGTGGCCTGGCCGCCAACCTGGCCCGGGTGATCCCGGCCGGGCTGCACGCCCGGCTGGACCGCGGCACCTGGACCCCGATGCCGGTCTTCCAGACCGTCGCCGAGGTCGGCCGGATGCGGACCCTGGAGATCGAGAAGACCCTCAACATGGGCATCGGCATGGTGGCCGTGGTGCCGCCGGAGTCGGTCGACGTGGTGCTGTCGATCCTGGAGGACCGCGGCGTCGAGGCCTGGCTGCTGGGCGACATCGTGGACCGCACCGCCGAGCACCACGAGGGTGCCGCGCTCTACGGCGACTACGCGAAGTAA